One Actinomadura viridis genomic region harbors:
- a CDS encoding CHAT domain-containing protein: protein MAFFKRRRTTAETAGSVPAQGGPRRALDGQALLDAGVTVASVTRSQKAYHAGTRYLDQAGTPPDPALVEKAVAELRTAVEGYAPLIPFQPSLWADAMIALGTAYRRRRKGARRDHLECALDCYRNVLEVCQEDPGRGQRVAAMRQLGETYLDRLAGDRAENVEQAIEVFKEALRSLTPDSNAWPQVQHALGVAYNARKRGDPAVNIELALRHLAEAVDALDPRQNPHDWWVTHHALGAAYDYRVAGDRGGNLDRAVQHLQAALRTCDRRAYPDGWAMIQQSLGLVYGRRASAGSPEGNARQDLALARESLHNAMSVRTRSADPQGWARAMEALAMLEENAPAGHDTPSPSPPAPDPPRPDDAQAPRSPRELLAEALESLREEARPVGEAASPDVIERRITDLRAAAKVHDRDNDPVAWARSRILLAAALEQDAAVSGRGHWKERAKLLADVLTVHTIDSDPGLCAGVAEQLGLVMAAQHRWGEAADAFQLAWKAGEALYPAALTQLGRRNHLLERTGQVPRLGSYCLAKAGRLTEAVALLESGRARVLGDALGHDRRQLERLAGEHPRLHRLYRDAADRLHRIHNAGDIFTDVGDRLIQLAHRTQAAKRALDGVVRRIRDLDGYAAFQQPPGAETVRAAVRPDVPIAYLNTTPWGSLTLLVTADGPDGMTVRPQWIDGLTGDDLYDLLNRSASPDTVFPVMAGYLRLLYNIVETRFADGQASLSFGALWDEPDALLRTGREELPRLHLLGRTVLHPLARALADLGPSSVVLIPCGPLATMPLHAIPYTDDTDGRCLIDDLPVMFAPSSRVVSYARDRARQDWPTPSLAGVGNPLPHDSPLRFAARELQRIAALFDQATCLYGEDATPERLAEAARAATHVHLACHGAVPYTAAETPYLALAGGRRLTLEDLVRERPFPAARLAVLSACQSSLVGSHLTTDESLGLATAVMISGTPGVIGALWPVNDLSTALLMSRFYLYHLSGDPDGDGEPMQPWRALARAQRWLSALTAEELGTLLRSDPELLQAARENETRSPGAQRAMAAVRDAIPQEPDSRPFSDPYFWAPFVYIGQ from the coding sequence GTGGCGTTCTTCAAGCGGCGGCGTACCACGGCCGAGACGGCAGGTTCCGTACCGGCGCAGGGCGGACCGCGAAGGGCGCTGGACGGGCAGGCGCTGCTCGACGCCGGGGTGACGGTGGCGTCGGTGACGCGGTCGCAGAAGGCGTACCACGCCGGGACGCGGTATCTCGACCAGGCCGGGACGCCGCCGGACCCGGCGCTCGTCGAGAAGGCCGTCGCGGAACTGCGGACCGCGGTCGAGGGGTACGCGCCGCTGATCCCGTTCCAGCCCTCCCTTTGGGCGGACGCCATGATCGCACTCGGCACCGCCTATAGGAGACGGCGGAAAGGAGCGCGCCGGGACCATCTAGAATGCGCGCTCGACTGCTATCGAAACGTCCTCGAGGTGTGCCAGGAGGACCCCGGTCGCGGGCAGCGGGTCGCAGCGATGCGCCAGCTCGGCGAGACCTACCTCGACCGCCTCGCCGGCGACCGGGCCGAGAACGTGGAGCAGGCCATCGAAGTGTTCAAGGAGGCGCTGCGCTCCCTGACACCGGACTCCAACGCGTGGCCGCAGGTGCAACACGCGCTCGGCGTCGCCTACAACGCGCGCAAGCGCGGTGACCCCGCCGTGAACATCGAACTCGCGCTGCGGCATCTGGCCGAGGCGGTCGACGCACTCGACCCCCGGCAGAACCCTCATGACTGGTGGGTCACGCACCATGCGCTCGGCGCCGCCTACGACTATCGCGTGGCGGGCGACCGGGGCGGCAACCTGGACCGCGCCGTCCAGCACCTGCAAGCCGCCCTCCGGACCTGCGACCGCCGCGCGTACCCCGACGGATGGGCGATGATCCAGCAGAGCCTGGGCCTGGTGTACGGCAGGCGGGCGTCGGCGGGCTCACCCGAGGGCAACGCCCGGCAGGACCTCGCGCTGGCGCGCGAATCGCTGCACAACGCCATGTCGGTCCGTACCCGCTCGGCGGACCCGCAGGGCTGGGCGAGGGCGATGGAAGCGCTGGCAATGCTGGAGGAGAACGCCCCGGCAGGCCACGACACGCCGAGCCCTTCGCCGCCGGCACCGGACCCGCCGCGGCCGGACGACGCGCAGGCGCCGCGTTCCCCCCGGGAACTTCTGGCCGAGGCGCTGGAATCGCTCCGGGAAGAGGCGAGGCCGGTAGGGGAAGCGGCATCCCCCGACGTGATCGAACGCCGTATCACCGACCTGCGGGCCGCGGCCAAGGTGCACGACCGCGACAACGATCCGGTGGCCTGGGCGCGCAGTCGCATTCTCCTCGCGGCTGCCCTGGAGCAGGACGCCGCCGTGTCCGGGCGGGGCCACTGGAAGGAACGCGCGAAGCTGCTGGCCGACGTCCTGACCGTCCACACCATCGACAGCGACCCGGGACTGTGCGCGGGCGTCGCCGAACAGCTCGGCCTGGTCATGGCCGCGCAACACCGGTGGGGCGAGGCCGCGGACGCCTTCCAGCTGGCTTGGAAAGCCGGTGAGGCCCTCTACCCGGCCGCGCTCACCCAGCTCGGCCGCCGCAACCACCTGCTGGAACGCACCGGTCAGGTGCCCAGGTTGGGCTCGTACTGCCTGGCGAAGGCGGGACGGCTCACCGAGGCGGTCGCCCTCCTGGAAAGCGGCCGCGCCCGTGTGCTGGGCGACGCCCTGGGCCACGACCGGCGCCAGCTGGAGCGCCTGGCCGGCGAACATCCGCGGCTGCACCGGCTCTACCGCGACGCCGCCGACCGTCTGCACCGCATCCACAACGCCGGCGACATCTTCACCGACGTGGGAGACCGCCTGATCCAGTTGGCGCACCGTACGCAGGCGGCGAAGCGGGCCCTCGACGGCGTGGTGCGCAGGATCCGCGACCTGGACGGGTACGCGGCCTTCCAGCAGCCACCCGGAGCGGAGACGGTCCGGGCGGCCGTCCGTCCGGACGTGCCGATCGCCTACCTCAACACCACTCCGTGGGGCTCGCTGACCCTCCTCGTCACGGCCGATGGCCCGGACGGCATGACCGTACGGCCCCAGTGGATCGACGGTCTCACCGGCGACGACCTGTACGACCTCCTCAACCGCTCGGCCTCCCCCGACACCGTCTTCCCGGTCATGGCGGGCTACCTGAGGCTGCTGTACAACATCGTCGAGACGCGCTTCGCGGACGGCCAGGCGTCCCTCAGCTTCGGCGCACTGTGGGATGAACCGGACGCGCTCCTGCGGACCGGTCGCGAAGAGCTGCCCCGCCTGCACCTGCTCGGCCGGACGGTCCTGCACCCGCTGGCTCGAGCGCTGGCGGACCTTGGGCCGTCCAGCGTGGTCCTCATTCCCTGCGGCCCCTTGGCCACCATGCCGTTGCACGCCATCCCCTACACCGACGACACCGACGGCCGCTGCCTCATCGACGACCTGCCGGTCATGTTCGCGCCCTCGTCACGGGTCGTGTCCTACGCCCGCGACCGCGCGAGGCAGGACTGGCCCACGCCGTCGCTGGCCGGAGTGGGCAACCCGCTCCCGCACGACAGTCCGCTCCGCTTCGCCGCCCGCGAACTCCAGCGGATAGCCGCGCTCTTCGACCAGGCCACCTGCCTGTACGGCGAGGACGCGACCCCCGAACGCCTGGCGGAAGCGGCACGCGCGGCGACGCACGTGCACCTGGCGTGCCACGGCGCGGTACCGTACACCGCCGCCGAGACGCCCTACCTGGCGCTGGCCGGCGGGAGACGGCTCACGCTGGAGGACCTCGTGCGCGAGCGGCCGTTCCCAGCGGCACGGCTGGCGGTGCTGTCCGCGTGCCAGAGCTCGCTGGTCGGCTCGCACCTGACAACGGACGAGTCGCTCGGGCTGGCCACCGCCGTGATGATCTCCGGCACGCCCGGCGTGATCGGCGCCCTGTGGCCGGTGAACGACCTGTCCACCGCGCTGCTGATGTCGCGCTTCTACCTGTACCACCTCAGCGGCGACCCTGACGGGGACGGCGAGCCGATGCAGCCGTGGCGCGCGCTCGCCCGCGCCCAGCGATGGCTGTCGGCGCTCACCGCCGAGGAACTCGGCACACTCCTGCGATCCGACCCCGAACTCCTCCAGGCGGCGCGGGAGAACGAGACCCGTTCCCCCGGAGCCCAGCGCGCCATGGCCGCCGTGCGGGACGCGATCCCGCAGGAACCCGATTCCCGCCCGTTCTCCGACCCGTACTTCTGGGCACCGTTCGTCTACATCGGCCAATGA
- a CDS encoding serine/threonine-protein kinase yields the protein MSSSKPQGWSDAAPYSDPLDPLDPTSIGRWELLGRLGQGGMGVVYLGRDPDGQRGAVKVINPRLTDDPHYSARFDSEVAYARRVASFCTARVLDHGNTGGLAYLVTEYIEGPSLSGYIEAHGVFPPNALHSLAAGVAAALVAIHAVSLVHRDLKPGNVLLAADGPRVIDFGIARALDAHIPITQPGSVIGTAGYVAPEFAFEGRVGTAGDIFAWGALVAYAATGHNPFGSGTLQELAVRAKQAQYDLTGVPRELVPIVESALDPDPARRPTAENLLVRLVGELTPHEATTELIRRRWLPSPSPTATAARPPEGGSPGSPAEAPSGGAPETRREAGPRAPKHAKAATSLAGGIVYQVVRYGRRNARVTISALALFALAAGFLLTQESSRPSSGEGRTGERQAFWPPGDIAFFGTKEDQPGTGYKERSYLKVSGLDVSIANMAAGALGKRAEFKPLSSGQRQTAFIGKEEDNVHFIVSTYSITQERMDDMGTDFIGPYAVTGTGFLLRRGHPVPKSMSDLQTMKVCTWDGTTSEDIIEEAGGQLSNSPNSAGECVKKLEIGDVDAVFSDELLLQGFAHHSGSTLVVVPSASVQDFPDKKQRWGIGLPDGHRKECAQIKAALQKYIKSGEWDDDFQVNFGSRLNRAHYRPTEEMIEQYSCVDRLPRESP from the coding sequence GTGAGCTCATCGAAGCCTCAGGGGTGGTCGGACGCCGCCCCTTACTCGGACCCGCTCGACCCGCTCGACCCCACCTCCATCGGCAGGTGGGAACTCCTCGGCCGGCTCGGCCAAGGCGGCATGGGCGTGGTCTATCTGGGGCGGGATCCGGACGGGCAGCGAGGCGCCGTCAAGGTGATCAACCCGCGGCTGACCGATGACCCGCATTATTCTGCGCGGTTCGACTCGGAGGTGGCCTACGCGAGGCGCGTCGCGTCCTTCTGCACCGCGCGGGTGCTCGATCACGGAAATACCGGCGGGCTCGCCTACCTGGTCACCGAGTACATCGAGGGACCGTCCCTGTCCGGGTACATCGAAGCGCACGGCGTGTTCCCGCCGAATGCACTCCACAGCCTGGCGGCGGGAGTGGCCGCCGCCTTGGTCGCGATCCACGCGGTCAGCCTGGTGCACCGTGACCTCAAGCCGGGCAACGTCCTGCTCGCAGCCGACGGACCGCGCGTGATCGATTTCGGTATAGCGCGGGCCCTGGACGCGCACATCCCCATCACCCAGCCGGGCAGCGTCATCGGCACCGCCGGCTACGTGGCGCCCGAGTTCGCGTTCGAGGGACGGGTCGGCACCGCCGGCGACATCTTCGCCTGGGGAGCCCTCGTGGCTTACGCCGCGACCGGCCACAATCCGTTCGGTTCCGGCACACTGCAGGAACTGGCCGTCCGGGCGAAGCAGGCTCAATACGACCTGACGGGCGTGCCACGTGAGCTTGTGCCGATCGTCGAGTCGGCGCTGGATCCCGACCCGGCTCGGCGACCGACCGCCGAGAACCTGCTCGTCCGGCTTGTGGGCGAGCTGACTCCGCACGAGGCGACCACCGAACTCATCCGCCGTCGTTGGCTCCCCAGTCCGTCCCCCACGGCGACGGCCGCTCGCCCGCCCGAGGGCGGCTCCCCCGGCTCTCCGGCGGAGGCGCCGTCCGGCGGAGCACCGGAAACCCGTCGGGAGGCGGGACCGCGTGCACCGAAACATGCGAAAGCAGCCACCTCACTCGCCGGTGGAATCGTTTACCAGGTCGTTCGCTACGGTCGCCGGAACGCCCGGGTCACGATATCTGCTCTCGCATTGTTCGCCCTGGCGGCAGGGTTCCTGCTGACGCAGGAATCATCCCGCCCGTCGAGCGGCGAGGGGCGCACCGGTGAACGGCAGGCATTCTGGCCACCGGGCGACATCGCGTTCTTCGGCACAAAAGAAGACCAACCCGGTACGGGCTACAAAGAACGCTCGTACTTGAAAGTCTCCGGGTTGGACGTTTCCATCGCGAACATGGCCGCCGGCGCGCTCGGCAAGAGGGCCGAGTTCAAGCCGTTGAGCTCCGGGCAGCGCCAGACTGCGTTCATCGGAAAAGAGGAGGACAACGTACACTTCATCGTCTCCACGTACTCGATCACCCAGGAACGGATGGACGATATGGGCACCGACTTCATCGGTCCCTACGCCGTGACCGGCACCGGGTTCCTGCTGCGCCGGGGCCACCCCGTGCCGAAAAGCATGTCCGACCTCCAGACGATGAAGGTGTGCACATGGGACGGCACCACCTCGGAGGACATCATTGAAGAGGCGGGAGGGCAACTTTCCAACTCGCCGAACAGTGCCGGCGAGTGTGTGAAGAAGCTCGAGATCGGCGACGTCGATGCGGTGTTCTCCGACGAACTACTCCTGCAGGGATTCGCCCATCACTCCGGCTCGACACTGGTCGTCGTCCCGAGCGCCTCAGTGCAGGACTTTCCGGACAAGAAGCAAAGATGGGGGATCGGGCTGCCCGATGGGCATCGGAAAGAGTGTGCGCAAATAAAAGCGGCGCTCCAAAAATACATCAAGAGCGGCGAGTGGGACGACGACTTCCAGGTCAATTTCGGAAGCCGTCTGAATAGGGCGCATTATAGGCCGACCGAGGAAATGATCGAACAATACTCTTGTGTTGATCGATTGCCTCGGGAGTCGCCGTAG
- a CDS encoding methyltransferase, protein MFIAAAADSVLVAPGWDRAAPAETRRLGEVPAANVGDALERMTVMDGGIRLFTERAALLGNALTVHVRSGDNLAVHRALDEARPGDVLVVNGHGDLTRALVGDLIGEIMVNAGVTGAVVDGAVRDVGALSAMGLAVYARAVTPAGPFKDGPGTVGAPVAVGGVVVAAGDVLVGDADGVVVVPRQRVREVVDAVDAIGEREEALRQRILAARPGRTAAAR, encoded by the coding sequence GTGTTCATTGCTGCGGCGGCGGACAGCGTGCTCGTCGCTCCGGGATGGGACCGCGCGGCGCCGGCGGAGACCCGCCGGCTGGGGGAGGTCCCGGCCGCCAACGTCGGCGACGCGCTGGAACGGATGACCGTCATGGACGGCGGCATCCGGCTGTTCACCGAACGTGCCGCGCTGCTCGGCAACGCCCTGACGGTGCACGTGCGGTCGGGTGACAACCTGGCCGTCCACCGGGCGCTCGACGAGGCCCGGCCGGGCGACGTCCTGGTCGTCAACGGGCACGGGGACCTGACCCGTGCGCTGGTCGGCGACCTCATCGGCGAGATCATGGTGAACGCCGGGGTCACCGGCGCGGTGGTCGACGGCGCCGTCCGCGACGTCGGGGCGCTGTCCGCGATGGGCCTGGCCGTCTACGCGCGGGCGGTCACCCCCGCCGGGCCCTTCAAGGACGGGCCCGGCACCGTCGGCGCCCCGGTGGCGGTCGGCGGAGTGGTGGTGGCGGCGGGTGACGTGCTCGTCGGCGACGCCGACGGCGTCGTCGTCGTTCCGCGGCAGCGCGTGAGGGAGGTCGTCGACGCGGTCGACGCGATCGGCGAGAGGGAGGAGGCGCTCCGGCAGCGCATCCTCGCCGCGCGCCCCGGCCGTACGGCGGCGGCCCGATGA
- a CDS encoding pyridoxal phosphate-dependent aminotransferase, producing the protein MNALPPASRIEELRRGSRRPALAPAPPGAVSLAMGEPDFPTPPPVVEAAVAALRDGNTHYADQKGLAELRAALASRLPAHPGRTWTADDVVVTHGATAALAAVVLAMVGPGDRVVVPEPAYSLYADLVVLAGGTVDFVPLAPDLHWDLDALAAALPGAAMMIFSNPSNPTGIVHRAQELDALGRLLDGSDTLVVSDEAYHRLVYPGHVLTSALEVASLRDRTVYVQTFSKTYAMTGWRVGYLTGPREVVDAAARVHRTHNGSLNTAVQHAALAALDLPDGAVDAMVDRYRRRRELVVAQLSGVPGLHLIPPEGAFYGFLRYDAGPPSETVVRELAERKVMVRAGSEYGPSGEGHVRISFAASESDLRTGLARIVRHLGGGRS; encoded by the coding sequence ATGAACGCCCTGCCACCCGCCTCCCGGATCGAGGAACTGCGACGCGGCTCGCGGCGCCCGGCCCTCGCCCCGGCCCCGCCGGGGGCCGTCTCCCTCGCCATGGGCGAACCGGACTTCCCGACACCGCCGCCGGTGGTCGAGGCGGCCGTGGCCGCCCTGCGCGACGGGAACACCCACTACGCCGACCAGAAGGGCCTGGCGGAACTGCGCGCCGCGCTCGCGTCCAGACTGCCGGCGCATCCCGGCCGGACCTGGACCGCGGACGACGTCGTGGTCACCCACGGCGCCACCGCCGCGCTGGCGGCCGTCGTGCTGGCGATGGTCGGCCCCGGCGACCGCGTGGTCGTTCCGGAGCCCGCCTACTCGCTGTACGCCGACCTGGTCGTCCTCGCCGGGGGCACCGTGGACTTCGTCCCGCTGGCCCCCGACCTGCACTGGGACCTCGACGCGCTGGCCGCCGCGCTCCCCGGGGCCGCGATGATGATCTTCTCGAATCCGTCGAACCCGACCGGGATCGTGCACCGCGCGCAGGAGCTCGACGCCCTCGGGAGGCTCCTCGACGGCTCCGACACCCTGGTCGTCAGCGATGAGGCGTACCACCGGCTGGTCTACCCGGGGCACGTGCTGACCTCCGCTCTGGAGGTCGCATCGCTGCGCGACCGGACGGTGTACGTGCAGACGTTCTCCAAGACGTACGCGATGACCGGCTGGAGGGTGGGGTACCTGACCGGGCCGCGCGAGGTGGTGGACGCCGCGGCCCGCGTGCACCGCACCCACAACGGCTCGCTGAACACGGCGGTCCAGCACGCGGCCCTGGCCGCCCTCGACCTGCCGGACGGCGCCGTCGACGCCATGGTCGACAGGTACCGGCGGCGTCGAGAGCTCGTGGTCGCGCAACTGTCCGGGGTTCCCGGCCTGCACCTGATCCCGCCGGAAGGGGCGTTCTACGGCTTCCTGCGCTACGACGCCGGCCCGCCCTCCGAGACGGTCGTCCGCGAGCTCGCCGAGCGGAAGGTGATGGTCCGGGCCGGCTCCGAGTACGGGCCCTCGGGCGAGGGGCACGTCCGGATCTCGTTCGCGGCCTCTGAGAGCGACCTGCGGACCGGGCTGGCCCGCATCGTCCGGCACCTCGGCGGCGGGAGGTCCTGA
- a CDS encoding TetR/AcrR family transcriptional regulator has translation MTDQQAAPRGGRRLRSDTRRNRRRLLEAVGELAREAPDQLTMQALASRAEIGPATAYRYYSSTEEVLAAYVLSVVEELRDFSVTSTAEGRPLFDAVVGKWVDLLAEHGPALVQLRSRRGYLERLHAGDEIIVAMRDAWSGPVRGLLDELGLPHEMLEYALFLNNMLFDPREILDLLREADLPRRDVITRLTESYGGALRGWARAC, from the coding sequence GTGACAGATCAGCAGGCCGCCCCGCGCGGGGGGCGCAGGCTACGCAGTGACACCCGCCGCAACCGCCGGCGCCTCCTGGAGGCCGTCGGCGAGCTCGCCCGGGAGGCGCCCGACCAGCTCACCATGCAGGCCCTCGCGTCCCGCGCGGAGATCGGACCGGCGACCGCCTACCGCTACTACTCCTCGACGGAGGAAGTGCTCGCGGCCTACGTGCTCAGCGTCGTCGAGGAGCTCCGCGACTTCAGCGTGACGTCGACCGCGGAAGGGCGGCCGCTGTTCGACGCCGTCGTGGGCAAATGGGTGGACCTGCTGGCCGAGCACGGCCCGGCGCTGGTGCAGCTCCGGTCCCGGCGGGGTTACCTGGAGCGGCTCCATGCCGGGGACGAGATCATCGTCGCGATGCGGGACGCCTGGAGCGGGCCGGTACGGGGACTGCTCGACGAGCTCGGCCTCCCGCACGAAATGCTCGAGTACGCCCTGTTCCTCAACAACATGCTCTTCGACCCGCGGGAGATCCTGGACCTCCTGCGGGAGGCGGACCTGCCCCGCCGGGACGTCATCACCCGGCTGACCGAATCCTACGGCGGCGCGCTGCGCGGGTGGGCGCGGGCATGCTGA
- a CDS encoding alpha/beta fold hydrolase: MAGRQAAREPAEAAGSTIRAGELDVGYIDDGSGVPLVLIHGGEGDRTAYATLRRHLGAGIRAISYDQRDSGITVNPPVPYTLSDLGDDVVALLDALELESAHLLGTSFGGAVAQHAALRHPGRVASLVLIATTPSFALGADAIDKLLELSYSDLRNAVDDYFVTPGGRARMGARAARTLTARDPERRARRHAAAREHEIRDRLGEISAPTLIVHGTEDRLAPYTGAVVMEQRIPNAELRAIEGGRHAVGMEFAETIAGWVREFLGVTADAAPKP, translated from the coding sequence GTGGCAGGACGACAGGCAGCGCGCGAACCCGCCGAAGCGGCCGGTTCCACCATCCGGGCGGGCGAGCTCGACGTCGGGTACATCGATGACGGCAGCGGTGTGCCGCTCGTGCTCATCCACGGCGGCGAGGGGGACCGCACCGCGTACGCGACGCTCCGCCGGCACCTCGGCGCGGGAATACGGGCGATCTCCTACGACCAGCGCGACTCGGGGATCACCGTGAACCCCCCGGTTCCGTACACGCTGAGCGACCTCGGCGATGACGTCGTCGCCCTGCTGGACGCGCTGGAGCTCGAGAGCGCGCACCTGCTGGGCACCTCCTTCGGCGGCGCCGTCGCGCAGCACGCCGCGCTCCGGCACCCCGGGCGGGTCGCGTCCCTCGTGCTGATCGCCACCACGCCGAGCTTCGCGCTGGGCGCCGACGCGATCGACAAGCTGCTGGAGCTGTCCTACAGCGACCTGCGGAACGCGGTCGACGACTACTTCGTCACGCCGGGCGGCCGGGCCAGGATGGGCGCCCGCGCCGCCCGGACGCTCACGGCCCGCGATCCCGAGCGGCGCGCCCGCCGCCACGCCGCCGCCCGGGAGCACGAGATCCGGGACCGCCTCGGGGAGATCTCCGCACCCACACTGATCGTGCACGGCACGGAGGACCGGCTCGCGCCCTACACCGGCGCCGTGGTGATGGAGCAGCGGATTCCGAACGCCGAACTGCGTGCGATCGAGGGCGGGCGGCACGCGGTCGGGATGGAGTTCGCCGAAACGATCGCCGGCTGGGTGCGCGAGTTCCTCGGAGTGACCGCCGATGCCGCTCCGAAGCCATGA
- a CDS encoding DUF3500 domain-containing protein: MTGAGREVAHRMAEAARAWLDSLDADQRAAAVGPPPGAGAAAEAERTRWFYTPTDHGGLTFHRQRPAQHRLVMRLVASGLSEAGYNTVATVLGLENVLDRVEGFSVNWGRERTRDPAMYYLRVFGEPGGPQPWGWRFGGHHVSLNNLVVDGRVAATTPCFLGADPAVSPLLGGAALRPLGAAEDLARELVRSLRPELAARAVLLRRAPDDIVAGNTARIGDRVVKRRELWRPGRHTPDRAEHPSTGLDGAGRRAVALTPAPKGVPGAELDAAQRELLRALLGTYLDRVPDGISPLSRYDDPAALDAVHLAWAGSTKAGEPHYYRLQGPRLLVEWTNVHRGVNHAHAVWRDPETDFGGDVLAAHHAAHHVP, encoded by the coding sequence ATGACCGGCGCCGGCCGCGAGGTCGCGCACCGTATGGCCGAGGCGGCCCGCGCGTGGCTGGACTCCCTGGACGCGGACCAGCGCGCTGCGGCGGTCGGGCCGCCGCCGGGCGCCGGCGCCGCGGCCGAGGCCGAGCGCACCCGCTGGTTCTACACCCCGACCGACCATGGCGGCCTCACCTTCCACCGGCAGCGCCCCGCCCAGCACCGGCTTGTGATGCGGCTGGTCGCGAGCGGGCTCTCCGAGGCCGGGTACAACACCGTCGCCACCGTGCTCGGCCTGGAGAACGTGCTCGACCGCGTCGAGGGCTTCTCGGTGAACTGGGGGCGGGAACGCACCCGCGACCCCGCCATGTACTACCTGCGGGTCTTCGGTGAGCCCGGCGGGCCGCAGCCGTGGGGATGGCGGTTCGGCGGCCACCACGTCTCGCTCAACAACCTCGTGGTGGACGGGCGCGTCGCCGCCACCACGCCGTGCTTCCTGGGCGCCGACCCTGCCGTGTCGCCGCTCCTGGGCGGCGCGGCGCTGCGCCCCCTGGGGGCGGCCGAAGACCTGGCCCGCGAGCTGGTCCGCTCCCTGCGCCCCGAGCTCGCGGCCCGCGCGGTGCTGCTCAGGCGCGCCCCGGACGACATCGTCGCGGGCAACACCGCCCGGATCGGCGACCGCGTGGTGAAGCGCAGGGAACTCTGGCGACCCGGCCGGCACACCCCGGACCGTGCCGAGCACCCGTCCACCGGCCTCGACGGCGCGGGCCGGCGGGCGGTCGCCCTCACCCCGGCGCCCAAGGGCGTGCCGGGCGCCGAACTCGACGCCGCGCAGCGGGAACTGCTGAGGGCCCTGCTCGGCACCTACCTCGACCGCGTCCCGGACGGGATCTCCCCGCTGTCCCGCTACGACGACCCGGCGGCGCTGGACGCCGTGCACCTCGCCTGGGCCGGCTCCACCAAGGCCGGGGAGCCGCACTACTACCGCCTGCAGGGCCCGCGGCTGCTCGTCGAATGGACGAACGTCCACCGCGGCGTCAACCACGCCCACGCCGTGTGGCGGGACCCGGAGACCGACTTCGGCGGCGACGTCCTCGCCGCCCATCACGCCGCCCACCACGTGCCCTAG